One Paenibacillus riograndensis SBR5 DNA segment encodes these proteins:
- a CDS encoding phage tail tube protein translates to MAGTGVFPVHNNVFKIGIKGRSSAAADMVTIKDLENFAPAIDGNTEEWSPMDQGGWTRRAVTGKGLTISFSGKRNYGDPGNDYVAGLMIGTGQEVETKFEWTMPSGAKLTMDCVINLTTPAGGDSTNIDGLEFELLSDGKPTFSPAPAGGGA, encoded by the coding sequence ATGGCAGGAACAGGTGTTTTCCCCGTTCATAACAACGTTTTTAAAATCGGCATTAAGGGCCGCAGTTCCGCTGCTGCGGATATGGTTACCATTAAGGACCTGGAGAACTTCGCCCCGGCTATTGATGGTAACACGGAAGAGTGGTCTCCAATGGATCAGGGCGGTTGGACCCGTCGGGCGGTCACTGGTAAGGGCCTGACCATCAGCTTTAGTGGCAAACGTAACTACGGCGATCCTGGAAATGACTACGTTGCGGGGCTGATGATCGGGACCGGTCAGGAAGTTGAAACTAAATTTGAATGGACGATGCCAAGCGGTGCGAAGCTGACCATGGATTGTGTCATTAACTTGACCACTCCGGCCGGCGGCGATAGCACAAACATTGACGGTTTGGAATTTGAATTGTTGTCTGATGGTAAACCAACATTTTCACCGGCACCAGCCGGAGGAGGAGCATAA
- a CDS encoding phage minor capsid protein: MRKYDIRGIYAQMEIDLIASMKRNLTRHENEEKKLGFKWPQWQQKKLEDLQQYKKEAAQIVKKAEPVIEQAVEQEIKGGFFAGIKRTAMKLLGKFMPLPRKLNIPDVSDENFFKLNEGRVNALVEATQGELKAARFAILRQSDDVFRQTIFKSQVYLNSGAASLGQAIDMATRDFLDKGLDYITYSNGRRVNVASYAEMALRASSQRAVFAGEGAKRQQMGNPFVVVSAHNNCSELCLPWQGKVYIDDVYSGGKASDGPYPLLSKAMAAGLFHPHCRHNMTTFVPGVSRMPEPVDNTEALANYKAEQRQRYMERQIRRYKRREAGSVDPDNQAAAAVKVKEWQGKLRNHLKTNEHLRRDPNREKILGGVSQAEHNELLKLAAKNAKIKETRAHIRSEAQPKKILTGQQNKHIPGTHEYKQYQAKYEKKGETGPSYLTIPPDQIEPLVKQYAGTGEIRLNNKGEWNHKETIMTNDAVIGKAVNNLTGAEADTTVFMIHYAKDGVHVVPAYPSLKKGKGNDGLS, translated from the coding sequence ATGAGGAAATATGACATTCGCGGTATCTACGCTCAGATGGAGATTGACCTGATAGCCAGCATGAAGCGGAATCTGACCCGTCATGAGAATGAGGAAAAGAAATTAGGCTTTAAATGGCCACAATGGCAGCAGAAGAAGCTTGAGGATTTGCAGCAATACAAGAAAGAGGCCGCTCAGATCGTCAAGAAGGCAGAGCCTGTTATCGAACAGGCCGTCGAGCAGGAGATCAAAGGGGGCTTCTTTGCGGGGATTAAGCGGACAGCCATGAAACTCCTGGGGAAATTCATGCCGCTGCCGCGCAAATTGAATATCCCTGATGTTTCTGACGAGAACTTTTTCAAGCTGAACGAAGGCCGCGTCAATGCACTGGTAGAAGCGACTCAGGGTGAGCTTAAGGCTGCCCGCTTTGCCATTCTGCGGCAATCTGACGATGTATTTCGGCAAACTATATTCAAGTCCCAGGTCTATCTAAATTCTGGTGCTGCTTCTCTTGGCCAGGCTATTGATATGGCCACACGGGACTTTCTGGATAAAGGATTAGATTACATCACCTATTCAAATGGGCGCCGAGTGAATGTCGCTTCCTATGCCGAGATGGCGTTACGTGCCTCTTCCCAGCGCGCTGTCTTTGCAGGGGAGGGAGCTAAGCGGCAGCAGATGGGCAATCCGTTCGTCGTGGTATCGGCTCATAACAACTGCTCAGAGCTGTGCCTGCCCTGGCAGGGTAAAGTATACATTGATGATGTATACAGCGGTGGCAAGGCTTCTGATGGTCCGTATCCGCTACTCAGCAAGGCAATGGCCGCCGGATTGTTTCACCCTCACTGTCGCCATAACATGACCACATTTGTGCCAGGCGTCAGCCGGATGCCGGAGCCAGTAGACAATACCGAAGCTTTGGCAAACTACAAGGCCGAACAGCGCCAGCGGTACATGGAGCGGCAGATCCGCAGATACAAGCGCCGCGAGGCTGGCAGTGTGGACCCAGACAACCAAGCTGCAGCAGCCGTTAAGGTCAAGGAGTGGCAGGGCAAGCTGAGAAATCATCTTAAGACAAACGAGCATCTGCGCCGTGATCCAAACCGAGAGAAAATCCTGGGCGGTGTTTCTCAGGCTGAACATAATGAACTCTTGAAATTGGCGGCTAAAAATGCCAAGATTAAGGAAACCCGAGCGCACATTCGTTCGGAAGCTCAGCCAAAGAAAATTCTAACAGGGCAGCAGAACAAGCATATACCAGGGACACATGAGTATAAGCAATATCAGGCGAAGTACGAGAAGAAGGGAGAAACTGGCCCATCGTATCTTACGATTCCACCTGATCAGATTGAGCCCTTGGTTAAGCAATACGCGGGTACGGGCGAAATTAGGCTGAACAACAAAGGTGAATGGAACCATAAAGAAACAATTATGACCAATGATGCGGTGATCGGTAAAGCTGTGAACAATCTGACAGGCGCGGAAGCTGATACTACTGTGTTCATGATTCATTATGCTAAAGATGGAGTTCATGTCGTACCGGCTTACCCAAGTCTAAAGAAAGGGAAGGGAAATGATGGATTATCATGA
- a CDS encoding head fiber protein, with protein MPIGKIRAVIQYLEENPAGGGSGSVTWASITGKPAVIAAGADAAAARTAIGAGTPYTLPAATASVIGGVKQAATQANSTATDVAGVVADLNAMLAKLKAAGIMA; from the coding sequence ATGCCAATCGGCAAGATCCGGGCGGTGATTCAGTACCTGGAAGAGAACCCGGCTGGTGGCGGTAGCGGATCGGTAACTTGGGCGAGTATTACAGGCAAACCTGCAGTAATTGCGGCTGGAGCGGATGCTGCTGCGGCACGGACGGCTATAGGTGCTGGCACACCATACACCTTGCCTGCTGCAACAGCATCCGTTATTGGTGGGGTCAAGCAGGCAGCGACACAGGCCAATAGTACGGCTACGGATGTGGCGGGGGTAGTAGCTGACCTTAATGCCATGTTAGCCAAGCTTAAAGCAGCTGGCATTATGGCGTAA
- a CDS encoding DUF6711 family protein: protein MISINGVTLPSPTKYQVYIQDLSKGERNVNGLLLLERIATKRKIDLSWKMLSPSQYATILRLVSPVFFNVQYQDPEDATTRSGTFYAGDRSIGALNYTNGIVQYNELSFSIIER from the coding sequence ATGATAAGTATTAATGGCGTCACATTGCCCTCCCCGACGAAATATCAGGTGTATATCCAGGACTTGAGCAAGGGAGAGCGAAACGTCAATGGCCTGTTGCTCCTTGAACGAATAGCGACCAAGCGAAAAATTGATCTTTCTTGGAAAATGCTTTCGCCATCCCAGTATGCAACCATATTGAGACTGGTCTCTCCGGTGTTTTTTAATGTGCAATATCAAGATCCGGAAGACGCGACTACAAGGTCAGGCACATTTTACGCTGGGGATAGAAGCATCGGGGCATTGAACTACACCAACGGCATTGTGCAATACAACGAGTTATCTTTTAGCATCATTGAAAGGTAG
- a CDS encoding phage tail protein gives MAGSSAGRIDLDLELNYGAFQRQLSGIAGTANGMVGSAFKGLGGIIAGAFAVGGLVHFGKTAIGLASDLQEVQNVVDVTFGAMAQDINNWSTSLIDDFGLSELAGKKYASTMGAMLKSSGMTGLQMEQMSKQLTELSADMASFYNLSNQEAFEKVFSGMTGETEPLKALGINMSVANMEAYAMSQGIDKAWNSMSQLEQTTLRASYLMKTTADAQGDFARTSNSWANQVKVMGEQWRIFQGTMGAGFINILTPVLRGLNWLIAKLQVAAAYFKAFTELIFGNAAGGSSGGVAAQPISDMGTAAGDTAGALGDLGGAADKTGKKAKKAGKDVKGSLAGFDQLNILADSAAGALDDAAGSVAGVGAGLGAGLGGGFGDIDLGAPDINVDPINAKVAAWVEGLKVSFNTARKAVSDAWVNVQPLFQPLIDAMTPIDQSVTNMGNTFLRLMNDVLKPLATYIVGDFIPTVVTSTLQNFVPVFADALVGAFDLADKTFANLTTTLTDLTNSTWLPNMEIMKNALVSNMPLMATAVNSLIQDTLLPAADFFANDFVMPIFKSVVETFVPVITNTAVNAVNVFTNTLTNFAGRAKELWEGTLMPQFTRLRDVILEIMPQIGGAVDKLLNEILIPFVDYAVNDFIMPIAQKITEVLAPVFTDILVTAFQEASSAFEWAVDMIVDIYNTLIKPTFDLIKQIVLDVLDIIKKAWDEHGQKILDGVKEFLNNVKNTLKKLWDEVLKPIIEPFLKTMKELWEGTISKIIDKVVNLVAKLIESALEIYNDFISPLINFVIDLLAPAFVKGFNIALNIVKTVIEGIGEFISGLLDALDGLIDFVTGVFTGNWSKAWEGVKKIFKGVFDSLWGIVKIPLNLIIDGINHVIDALNSISIDIPEIDVFGKKVGGGSIGINLNHIPPLARGGIISTPTIAQIGERGTEAVVPLENTPFVDKLASALGTAVLTAMQMGQASSSTSDPYSQQETTLQIDGVTLARVLAPYLAQENKRTGSAIIRNVTTAR, from the coding sequence ATGGCAGGCAGTAGCGCAGGACGCATAGATTTAGATTTAGAGCTAAATTATGGAGCCTTCCAGCGCCAGCTCTCCGGCATAGCGGGTACGGCAAATGGTATGGTGGGAAGTGCATTTAAAGGCCTTGGCGGGATTATCGCTGGGGCCTTTGCTGTTGGTGGGCTGGTCCATTTCGGAAAGACGGCCATCGGACTGGCATCTGATCTGCAAGAAGTGCAAAACGTTGTAGATGTGACCTTTGGAGCAATGGCCCAGGACATTAATAACTGGTCCACAAGTCTGATCGATGATTTCGGGCTGTCGGAGCTGGCAGGAAAAAAATACGCCTCTACCATGGGTGCCATGCTTAAATCTTCCGGAATGACCGGGCTGCAAATGGAGCAAATGTCTAAGCAGTTGACAGAACTGTCGGCGGACATGGCCTCTTTTTATAACCTTTCCAATCAAGAAGCTTTTGAGAAGGTATTCAGTGGTATGACCGGGGAAACGGAGCCGCTGAAGGCGCTGGGGATTAATATGTCCGTGGCCAACATGGAAGCATACGCAATGTCCCAGGGCATTGATAAAGCGTGGAACAGTATGTCTCAACTGGAGCAGACCACTCTTCGGGCTAGTTACCTCATGAAGACCACAGCAGACGCCCAGGGCGACTTCGCCCGGACGTCAAATAGCTGGGCCAACCAGGTCAAGGTCATGGGAGAGCAGTGGCGAATTTTCCAGGGGACGATGGGCGCAGGCTTTATCAACATCCTGACTCCTGTCCTGCGCGGCCTGAACTGGCTGATTGCTAAGCTGCAGGTGGCCGCAGCCTACTTCAAGGCATTCACGGAGCTTATCTTTGGGAATGCTGCAGGCGGATCCTCTGGCGGTGTAGCCGCGCAGCCGATCAGTGACATGGGCACAGCTGCAGGAGACACGGCTGGTGCGCTGGGTGATCTGGGCGGCGCAGCTGATAAGACCGGCAAAAAGGCCAAGAAGGCAGGCAAGGATGTTAAGGGTAGCCTGGCTGGGTTTGACCAGCTCAATATTTTGGCGGACAGCGCCGCAGGTGCCCTGGATGATGCGGCGGGCAGTGTTGCTGGAGTTGGTGCTGGACTAGGCGCAGGTCTTGGGGGCGGCTTCGGGGACATCGATTTGGGGGCACCTGACATTAATGTAGACCCGATTAATGCAAAGGTAGCCGCATGGGTTGAGGGGTTGAAGGTTTCCTTTAATACTGCCCGAAAAGCTGTTTCTGACGCATGGGTTAATGTTCAGCCGTTGTTCCAGCCGTTAATAGATGCAATGACGCCTATCGACCAGTCTGTAACTAATATGGGTAATACGTTCCTACGTTTAATGAACGATGTGCTGAAACCGTTGGCTACTTACATTGTCGGTGATTTTATCCCTACAGTAGTAACGTCTACTCTTCAAAACTTTGTTCCGGTTTTCGCGGATGCACTTGTCGGAGCCTTTGATCTGGCGGATAAAACCTTTGCGAATCTCACCACAACTCTAACAGACCTGACAAATAGCACATGGTTGCCAAACATGGAAATCATGAAAAACGCATTGGTTTCAAATATGCCACTAATGGCAACGGCCGTGAATAGTCTTATCCAGGATACTTTGCTGCCAGCAGCGGACTTTTTCGCAAACGATTTTGTAATGCCGATATTTAAATCAGTGGTGGAAACTTTTGTTCCAGTTATCACAAATACGGCGGTAAACGCTGTTAACGTATTCACTAACACACTCACAAACTTTGCGGGGCGAGCCAAAGAGTTGTGGGAAGGCACCTTGATGCCGCAGTTTACTAGGCTGCGGGATGTAATTCTCGAAATAATGCCTCAGATCGGGGGAGCGGTTGACAAACTACTCAATGAAATCCTAATACCTTTTGTTGATTACGCGGTTAATGACTTCATCATGCCCATCGCTCAAAAGATCACAGAGGTTCTTGCTCCAGTATTTACTGACATACTGGTGACCGCGTTTCAGGAAGCGTCAAGCGCTTTTGAATGGGCAGTTGATATGATCGTAGATATTTACAATACGTTAATCAAACCCACATTTGATCTGATTAAACAGATCGTGCTTGATGTACTCGACATCATTAAAAAAGCTTGGGATGAACACGGGCAGAAGATTCTTGATGGGGTGAAGGAATTTCTGAATAACGTTAAAAATACCCTGAAAAAGCTATGGGATGAAGTGCTGAAGCCGATCATTGAACCGTTTTTGAAAACCATGAAAGAGCTGTGGGAAGGGACTATAAGCAAAATTATCGACAAAGTTGTTAACCTGGTAGCAAAGCTGATTGAGTCAGCACTGGAAATTTACAATGACTTTATCAGCCCTTTAATAAATTTCGTTATCGACCTACTGGCCCCGGCTTTCGTCAAAGGATTTAATATAGCCCTTAATATTGTCAAGACAGTTATCGAAGGTATAGGAGAATTCATATCTGGGTTACTGGATGCGCTTGACGGTTTGATCGATTTTGTCACGGGGGTATTCACGGGCAACTGGTCTAAGGCGTGGGAAGGAGTCAAGAAGATATTTAAGGGTGTATTTGACAGCCTTTGGGGTATCGTTAAGATTCCGCTGAACCTGATCATTGATGGCATCAACCATGTCATAGACGCTTTGAATAGTATTAGTATCGATATACCGGAAATTGATGTGTTTGGTAAGAAAGTTGGCGGCGGGAGTATTGGCATCAACCTGAATCATATACCTCCTCTGGCTAGGGGCGGTATCATCAGTACTCCTACCATCGCGCAGATCGGTGAACGGGGTACCGAAGCTGTGGTACCTTTGGAGAACACGCCGTTTGTCGATAAACTAGCCAGCGCTTTAGGTACTGCCGTACTGACTGCAATGCAGATGGGGCAAGCCTCAAGCAGTACGTCAGACCCATACTCACAACAGGAGACAACCCTACAAATCGACGGCGTAACCTTGGCGAGGGTATTGGCCCCGTACCTTGCACAAGAGAACAAACGTACGGGTAGCGCAATCATCCGAAACGTGACCACGGCCAGATAG
- a CDS encoding minor capsid protein has translation MMTLAAVRDWLKTQVDCQNWYIGKADTSKQQCISLYNINNGTPVLAIGGLDNTSYAVKAVSILVHWSKNADTAERKAQEVYAALFGQSAVIGGKRVINFQLRTPEPVSVGTDDAGIYEYVIEFTIYYER, from the coding sequence ATGATGACACTGGCAGCGGTAAGGGATTGGTTGAAGACGCAGGTGGATTGCCAGAATTGGTACATCGGAAAGGCAGATACCAGTAAGCAGCAATGTATCAGCCTGTATAACATTAATAACGGTACGCCGGTACTGGCTATAGGCGGGCTGGATAATACCAGTTATGCGGTCAAAGCGGTATCCATACTGGTACATTGGAGTAAAAACGCAGATACGGCGGAGCGTAAGGCCCAGGAGGTCTATGCTGCGCTATTTGGGCAGTCTGCGGTCATTGGAGGTAAGCGGGTGATTAACTTCCAGCTGCGGACGCCTGAACCTGTCAGCGTGGGCACAGATGATGCTGGGATATACGAATACGTGATTGAGTTCACGATCTATTACGAAAGGTAG
- a CDS encoding phage scaffolding protein, whose product MEWLKELLKKAGVEESKVDGLIGDVNKELPKHFVPKSQYNELTDTKKKLEKDITDRDTQLEALSKDAGASETLKAEIARLQGENKTTKEKYEADLKDMTLNNAITAALNGKVHNEKVVTGLIDKNKLVIGDDGKVVGLDEQLTTLKTSDAYLFKPDEPGAGGGPGGFRVGGGGNGSGAGQATNEQLASIFGVADSKQF is encoded by the coding sequence ATGGAATGGCTGAAGGAACTGCTGAAAAAAGCAGGCGTTGAAGAATCGAAGGTAGACGGCCTAATTGGTGACGTGAATAAAGAGCTGCCGAAGCATTTTGTTCCGAAGTCACAATACAACGAGCTGACTGATACCAAGAAGAAGCTGGAGAAGGACATCACAGACCGGGATACACAGCTTGAAGCACTCAGCAAGGATGCAGGTGCTTCCGAGACGCTGAAAGCCGAGATTGCCCGTCTACAAGGCGAGAACAAGACCACCAAGGAGAAATATGAAGCGGATCTGAAGGACATGACTTTGAACAATGCCATCACGGCCGCACTAAACGGCAAGGTTCATAACGAGAAGGTCGTCACTGGGCTGATCGACAAGAACAAACTGGTGATTGGTGACGACGGCAAGGTGGTGGGCCTGGATGAGCAGTTAACCACGCTTAAGACTTCTGACGCTTACCTGTTCAAGCCTGATGAGCCTGGTGCTGGTGGAGGTCCTGGCGGCTTTCGTGTTGGCGGCGGCGGTAATGGTAGTGGAGCTGGACAAGCAACCAATGAACAGCTGGCCAGCATTTTCGGTGTCGCAGATAGCAAGCAATTTTAA
- a CDS encoding Gp15 family bacteriophage protein — protein sequence MEASLAKQYGIRIRQHGDMPWDEFCSLIAGLMPDTPLGSIVTIRSEKDPKVIKSFSADQRRIYNDWRNRQAKLKLLDEVALDNQMKRLEATMARMFGGGV from the coding sequence GTGGAAGCGAGTTTGGCCAAACAGTATGGTATCCGTATTCGACAGCACGGGGACATGCCTTGGGACGAGTTTTGCTCTCTTATAGCTGGTCTGATGCCAGATACTCCACTGGGTAGCATCGTGACTATCCGCTCGGAGAAGGACCCGAAGGTGATTAAGTCTTTTAGCGCAGATCAGCGGCGGATATACAATGACTGGCGCAATCGTCAGGCTAAGCTAAAGCTACTGGATGAGGTTGCCCTGGATAATCAAATGAAGAGATTAGAGGCTACAATGGCCCGAATGTTCGGAGGTGGCGTGTAA
- a CDS encoding head-tail connector protein translates to MAYATVEEYAQYGDGSIPTEALPAALERASDQIDALTYNRIAARGMAGLTAFQRLKVVKAVCQQAEFYHAYGDYLTFPLSGYSAGSVSLSFKAIEGAGGIQTTEAVTSLLASTGLTSRRLC, encoded by the coding sequence ATGGCTTACGCAACAGTAGAGGAGTACGCACAGTATGGTGACGGCAGTATCCCAACAGAGGCGCTGCCTGCTGCCCTGGAGCGGGCCAGTGATCAGATTGACGCTCTGACCTATAACCGGATTGCAGCACGCGGCATGGCGGGTCTGACGGCCTTCCAGCGGCTAAAGGTGGTAAAAGCGGTCTGCCAGCAGGCAGAGTTCTATCATGCCTACGGTGATTACCTAACCTTTCCCTTGTCCGGTTACTCAGCCGGTAGCGTGTCGCTGTCGTTCAAGGCAATAGAGGGAGCAGGAGGCATCCAGACCACGGAAGCCGTGACGAGCCTCCTAGCCTCCACAGGGCTGACGAGCAGGAGGTTATGTTGA